One genomic window of Polyangium aurulentum includes the following:
- a CDS encoding polynucleotide kinase-phosphatase — protein sequence MSTESASPPPRRTITIPSPSLVMLIGASGSGKSTFARSHFAPTEVISSDHCRALVSDSENDPSATPAAFEILNLIAKKRLEAGKLVVIDATNVQAEARRPLIAIARQMHVFTHAIVLDVPEKVCVERNEARADRDVGAHVVRRQVQDLRNSLRNLEREGVRSVHVLRRQEEIEGLTIEKSRLWTDRRDEHGPFDVIGDVHGCADELEGLLEELGYSIEWDPAAPQGVRVTPPPGRRAVFLGDLVDRGPRIVDVLRIAMSMVASGAAFCVPGNHEAKLLKKLRGRDVSITHGLAESIAQLEGQSQAFRDEVAGFIDSLVSHYVLDEGRLVVAHAGMRGEMQGRSSGAVREFALFGETSGETDEYGLPVRHNWALDYRGRATVVYGHTPVPSADWLNNTICVDTGCVFGGALTALRYPEREIVSVPANRQYCEPKKPLVPARPDDGRTAQQQHDDMLELDDVVGKRVVTTRLMSYVTVREENASAALEAMSRFSCDPRWLVYLPPTMSPTETSALAGTLEHPAEAFAHYKKQGVERIVCEEKHMGSRSVLVVCRDAETARQRFGVTNGASGAVYTRTGRPFFGDRALEEGLLARVQRAAAASGLFEEVGPWIVLDAELMPWSAKAQDLLRTQYAPVGAASRAGLAASVEALQGAVARGVPAEELLGQTLERAGCAEKFVEAYRRYCWPVERIEDFKLAPFHLLAAESGVFANKDHLWHMDKLARLAAADGEVIVPTRHVEVRLGDAASEESAIAWWEALTGGGGEGMVVKPLDFSVRGKRGLVQPAVKCRGREYLRIIYGPEYDRPENLERLRGRGIGAKRSLALREFALGIEALERFVRREPLRRVHECVFAILALESEPVDPRL from the coding sequence ATGAGCACGGAATCCGCGAGCCCTCCGCCGAGGCGAACGATCACGATCCCGAGCCCGAGCCTGGTCATGCTGATCGGGGCCTCGGGGTCGGGCAAATCGACCTTCGCGCGCAGCCATTTCGCGCCGACCGAGGTCATCTCCTCGGACCATTGCCGCGCGCTCGTCTCGGACAGCGAGAACGACCCGTCGGCGACGCCGGCCGCGTTCGAGATCCTGAACCTCATCGCGAAGAAGCGCCTCGAGGCTGGCAAGCTCGTCGTCATCGATGCGACCAACGTGCAAGCCGAGGCGCGCCGGCCGCTCATCGCCATTGCGCGGCAGATGCACGTCTTCACCCACGCGATCGTGCTCGACGTGCCCGAGAAGGTCTGCGTCGAGCGCAACGAGGCCCGCGCGGATCGCGACGTCGGCGCGCACGTGGTGCGCCGCCAGGTCCAGGATTTGCGCAATTCGCTGCGCAACCTCGAGCGCGAGGGCGTGCGTTCAGTGCACGTATTGCGGCGGCAGGAGGAGATCGAGGGGCTCACGATCGAGAAGAGCCGCCTCTGGACCGACCGGCGCGACGAGCACGGGCCCTTCGACGTCATCGGCGACGTGCACGGCTGCGCCGACGAGCTCGAGGGGCTGCTCGAGGAGCTGGGGTATTCGATCGAGTGGGACCCGGCCGCTCCCCAGGGCGTCCGCGTCACCCCGCCTCCCGGCCGCCGCGCGGTTTTCCTGGGCGATCTCGTGGACCGGGGCCCGCGCATCGTGGACGTCTTGCGCATTGCGATGTCGATGGTCGCCTCGGGGGCCGCGTTCTGCGTGCCCGGCAATCACGAGGCGAAGCTCTTGAAGAAGCTCCGGGGGCGCGACGTGTCGATCACGCACGGCCTCGCCGAGTCGATCGCCCAGCTCGAGGGGCAATCGCAGGCGTTTCGCGACGAGGTGGCGGGCTTCATCGATTCGCTCGTGAGCCATTACGTGCTCGACGAGGGCCGGCTCGTGGTGGCGCACGCGGGCATGCGTGGGGAGATGCAGGGGCGCTCCTCGGGCGCGGTGCGCGAGTTCGCGCTCTTCGGCGAGACGAGCGGCGAGACGGACGAATACGGCCTGCCGGTGCGGCACAACTGGGCGCTAGATTATCGCGGCCGCGCCACCGTGGTCTACGGCCACACGCCCGTGCCGAGCGCCGACTGGCTGAACAACACGATCTGCGTCGACACGGGCTGCGTCTTCGGCGGCGCGCTGACCGCGCTGCGCTATCCCGAGCGTGAAATCGTGAGCGTGCCGGCGAACCGCCAGTATTGCGAGCCGAAAAAGCCGCTCGTCCCGGCGCGCCCCGACGACGGCCGCACGGCGCAGCAGCAGCACGACGACATGCTCGAGCTCGACGACGTCGTCGGCAAGCGCGTCGTGACCACGCGCCTCATGAGCTACGTCACCGTGCGCGAGGAGAACGCGTCGGCGGCGCTCGAGGCCATGAGCCGCTTCTCCTGCGATCCGCGCTGGCTCGTCTACCTGCCGCCGACCATGTCGCCGACCGAGACGAGCGCGCTCGCGGGCACGCTCGAGCACCCCGCCGAGGCGTTTGCCCATTACAAGAAGCAGGGCGTCGAGCGGATCGTGTGCGAGGAGAAGCACATGGGCTCGCGCTCCGTGCTCGTCGTCTGTCGCGACGCCGAGACCGCCCGGCAGCGGTTTGGCGTAACGAACGGCGCATCGGGCGCGGTGTACACGCGGACGGGCCGGCCTTTCTTCGGCGATCGAGCGCTCGAGGAGGGGCTGCTCGCGCGCGTGCAACGGGCGGCTGCGGCGAGCGGGCTTTTCGAGGAGGTCGGGCCCTGGATCGTGCTCGACGCCGAGCTGATGCCCTGGTCGGCGAAGGCGCAGGATCTTTTGCGCACGCAATACGCCCCCGTGGGCGCGGCGAGCCGGGCGGGGCTCGCGGCTTCGGTGGAGGCGCTCCAGGGCGCGGTCGCGCGCGGCGTACCTGCCGAGGAATTGCTCGGGCAAACCCTCGAGAGGGCCGGCTGCGCGGAGAAGTTCGTCGAAGCATACCGACGTTATTGCTGGCCCGTCGAGCGCATCGAGGACTTCAAGCTCGCGCCGTTCCACCTGCTCGCGGCCGAGAGCGGCGTTTTTGCGAACAAAGACCACCTCTGGCACATGGACAAGCTCGCGCGCCTCGCGGCGGCGGACGGCGAGGTGATCGTCCCGACGCGGCACGTCGAGGTGAGGCTCGGGGACGCGGCGAGCGAGGAGAGCGCGATCGCGTGGTGGGAGGCGCTCACCGGCGGGGGCGGCGAGGGCATGGTGGTCAAGCCCCTCGATTTCTCCGTGCGGGGCAAGCGCGGGCTCGTGCAGCCGGCCGTGAAATGCCGCGGCCGCGAGTACCTGCGCATCATTTACGGGCCGGAGTACGATAGGCCGGAGAACCTCGAGCGGCTCCGCGGACGCGGGATCGGGGCGAAGCGCTCGCTCGCGCTGCGGGAGTTCGCGCTCGGGATCGAGGCGCTCGAGCGGTTCGTGAGGCGCGAGCCGCTCCGCAGGGTGCACGAGTGCGTGTTTGCGATCCTGGCGCTCGAGAGCGAGCCGGTCGATCCGAGGCTGTAG
- a CDS encoding 3' terminal RNA ribose 2'-O-methyltransferase Hen1 gives MLLTLRASGPHAQGLGYLLHKHPDKLQTYPLSAGRAHVFYPQASDDAVTAALLLDLDPIALVRGRPGSTEGGLLDRYVNDRPYIASSFLSVAIAQVFGSALGGRCKDRPELVTTPLPLEARLVAASCRGGEGLARALFEPLGYSVTAERISLDERFPAWGKGPHFALGLSRECALREMLAHLYVLIPVLDDDKHYWVGEDEVEKLLRHGEGWLADHPEKELIARRYLKHAPRLTRDALARLVADEGSDPDADAEANAEEEAAIEETVSLNQSRQTTVIGELRRSGAKTVLDLGCGEGKLMQMLVREKSFERIVGVDVSLRALEVTRDRLHMDRLSGRKAERISLLHGSLLYRDERLEGFDAAACVEVIEHLEPFRLGAFERVLFAATRPRVIVLTTPNAEYNVRFASLPAGRMRHKDHRFEWTRAEFETWARGVAERHGYGVRFEPVGPMDEALGAPTQMAVFSR, from the coding sequence ATGCTGCTCACCCTCCGCGCTTCCGGCCCGCACGCCCAAGGTCTCGGGTACTTGCTGCACAAGCACCCGGACAAACTCCAGACGTATCCGCTCTCCGCGGGGCGCGCGCACGTCTTTTACCCGCAGGCCTCGGACGACGCGGTGACGGCCGCGCTCCTCCTGGATCTCGACCCCATCGCGCTCGTGCGCGGCAGGCCTGGCTCGACGGAGGGCGGGCTGCTCGATCGGTACGTCAACGATCGCCCCTACATCGCCTCGTCTTTCCTCAGCGTGGCGATCGCGCAGGTCTTCGGCTCGGCGCTCGGCGGCCGCTGCAAGGATCGACCCGAGCTCGTGACCACGCCTTTGCCCCTCGAGGCGCGCCTCGTGGCCGCGTCGTGCCGGGGCGGCGAGGGGCTCGCGCGCGCCCTCTTCGAGCCGCTCGGATACAGCGTGACGGCCGAGCGGATCTCGCTCGACGAGCGTTTCCCCGCCTGGGGCAAGGGCCCCCATTTCGCGCTCGGGCTCTCCCGCGAGTGCGCGCTGCGCGAGATGCTCGCGCACCTGTACGTCCTCATCCCCGTGCTCGACGACGACAAGCATTACTGGGTCGGTGAGGACGAGGTCGAAAAGCTCCTTCGCCACGGCGAGGGCTGGCTCGCCGATCACCCCGAGAAGGAGCTCATCGCGCGCCGCTACTTGAAGCACGCGCCGCGATTGACGCGCGACGCGCTCGCCCGCCTCGTCGCCGACGAGGGCTCCGATCCCGACGCCGACGCCGAGGCCAACGCCGAGGAGGAGGCCGCGATCGAGGAGACCGTGAGCCTCAATCAGTCGCGACAAACCACGGTGATCGGCGAGCTGCGCAGGTCGGGGGCCAAGACGGTGCTCGATCTCGGCTGCGGCGAGGGCAAGCTCATGCAGATGCTCGTGCGCGAGAAGTCGTTCGAGCGCATCGTGGGCGTCGACGTCTCGCTCCGGGCGCTCGAGGTCACCCGCGACCGATTGCACATGGATCGCCTCTCGGGCCGCAAGGCCGAGCGGATCTCGCTCCTGCACGGCTCGCTGCTCTATCGCGACGAGCGCCTCGAGGGCTTCGACGCGGCCGCCTGCGTCGAGGTCATCGAGCACCTCGAGCCCTTCCGGCTCGGGGCCTTCGAGCGCGTGCTCTTCGCCGCCACGCGGCCGCGGGTGATTGTCCTGACCACACCGAACGCCGAATACAACGTGCGCTTCGCCTCGCTGCCCGCGGGCCGGATGCGCCATAAAGATCACAGGTTCGAGTGGACGCGCGCCGAATTCGAGACCTGGGCGCGCGGCGTCGCCGAGCGTCATGGCTACGGCGTGCGCTTCGAGCCCGTCGGGCCCATGGACGAGGCGCTGGGCGCTCCCACGCAGATGGCGGTGTTTTCCCGATGA
- a CDS encoding MopE-related protein, whose protein sequence is MAERARSHRSARTAFAAALAALGLVLPAAARAQSFPADAQWVPVQRSSAALDDAAGDGATGRDVVGSAAFPAVYFYGDGSFVYFRLRINDSVLQSPPANFKAFGWVCLVDLDNDLLSYELSAGIDGITDLVQLRSNTGPGNTGSPGDTAETLLQSYPAATHAREVVATSTFGNNPDVFIDWAVSLTDFENSGAGAAQSLRLVCGSSSNAQSLTTDFVTSTGATTLEGLSSDPVTCNFSGCTYACAGLGEPCTTGVGACEVTGVRLCSGSSSFCDALPGEPGTETCNGIDDDCDGEPDQGFGVGTACSVGIGACETTGALVCDGRGGVMCDVLPGEPTPETCNGVDDDCDGEPDQGFDLGAACSVGIGACESMGELVCDAMGGTTCSATPGAPAVETCNGLDDDCNGAIDEICVTCSSDGDCGGPKSGTVCDLAAEACIPGCRGAGGNVCPDGRACTSTDTTIGACVDVPTECSSDGDCGGPDSGRVCDLPSRTCTDGCRGAGGNVCPPGFACSSETGAIGTCAPVPALYFEGNGVFCGVSRAGGSGPSAGALAAIVGVLALRRRRRAR, encoded by the coding sequence ATGGCCGAAAGGGCACGCTCCCACCGCTCCGCTCGCACAGCCTTTGCCGCGGCCCTCGCCGCGCTCGGCCTCGTTCTGCCCGCCGCCGCGCGCGCGCAATCCTTCCCGGCGGATGCCCAGTGGGTGCCCGTGCAGCGGAGCAGCGCCGCCCTCGACGATGCTGCGGGCGACGGCGCGACCGGGCGTGACGTCGTCGGCAGCGCGGCCTTTCCCGCGGTCTATTTCTATGGCGACGGCAGCTTCGTCTATTTCCGCCTGCGCATCAACGACAGCGTCCTGCAGTCTCCTCCCGCGAATTTCAAAGCATTCGGCTGGGTCTGCCTCGTCGACCTCGACAATGACCTGCTGAGCTACGAGCTGTCTGCGGGCATCGATGGGATCACCGACCTCGTCCAGCTCCGCAGCAACACCGGGCCGGGCAACACCGGCAGCCCCGGCGATACCGCCGAGACCCTGCTCCAGAGCTACCCGGCGGCGACCCACGCGCGCGAGGTTGTCGCGACGAGCACCTTCGGCAACAACCCCGACGTGTTCATCGATTGGGCCGTCTCGCTGACCGATTTCGAGAATTCCGGAGCCGGGGCTGCCCAGTCGCTCCGCCTCGTTTGCGGCTCCTCCAGCAATGCGCAGAGCCTCACCACCGATTTCGTGACCAGCACCGGCGCCACCACGCTCGAGGGGCTCTCCTCGGATCCGGTCACGTGCAACTTCTCCGGCTGCACCTACGCTTGCGCGGGCCTCGGCGAGCCTTGCACCACGGGCGTGGGCGCGTGCGAGGTGACGGGCGTGCGGCTCTGCAGCGGCTCGTCCAGCTTTTGCGACGCCTTGCCCGGCGAGCCGGGCACCGAGACGTGCAACGGCATCGACGACGATTGCGACGGCGAGCCGGACCAGGGCTTCGGTGTCGGAACGGCGTGCTCGGTGGGGATTGGCGCCTGCGAGACCACGGGGGCGCTCGTCTGTGATGGAAGGGGCGGCGTGATGTGCGACGTGCTGCCCGGCGAGCCGACCCCCGAGACCTGCAATGGCGTCGACGACGATTGCGACGGCGAGCCGGACCAAGGCTTCGATCTCGGAGCGGCGTGCTCGGTGGGAATCGGCGCCTGCGAGAGCATGGGCGAGCTCGTCTGCGACGCGATGGGCGGCACGACGTGCAGCGCGACCCCGGGCGCGCCTGCGGTCGAGACGTGCAACGGCCTCGACGACGATTGCAACGGCGCCATTGACGAGATTTGCGTCACGTGCTCCTCCGACGGCGACTGCGGCGGGCCGAAGAGCGGCACCGTCTGCGACCTCGCGGCCGAGGCGTGCATCCCGGGCTGCCGCGGCGCGGGCGGCAACGTCTGCCCCGATGGGCGAGCGTGCACCTCGACCGACACGACGATCGGCGCCTGCGTCGACGTCCCCACCGAGTGCTCCTCCGACGGCGACTGCGGCGGGCCCGACAGCGGTCGCGTCTGCGACTTGCCCTCGCGTACGTGCACCGACGGCTGCCGCGGCGCGGGCGGCAACGTCTGCCCCCCGGGCTTTGCCTGCTCGTCCGAGACCGGCGCGATCGGCACCTGCGCCCCCGTGCCCGCCCTCTACTTCGAGGGCAACGGCGTCTTTTGCGGCGTCTCGCGGGCGGGCGGGAGCGGCCCTTCGGCGGGCGCCCTCGCGGCAATCGTCGGCGTGCTCGCTCTCCGCCGTCGCCGCCGCGCGCGCTGA
- a CDS encoding MATE family efflux transporter gives MKLGISSRALWGISLPVMAATIHEAVIDVANTAFLARYGINELGAIALGDSIYDLTSCAALGLSDGIQIIVARRAGQGRAKDIGRVVNQGLWLVSLVSALLCLVILTLSPLLTPLLVESRDVRAAVDDFLGIIAFAVFFRSANFALGGFYIGIARARVLVWAAAILAVCNIMLDYLLIFGHLGLPRLGIRGAAIASLGSEIVVFVFLAGVAVASRELRAYRLFRREPWRPPLVLALLRVSSPVALEALLEAAHWLAFFSIVQQLGEQALGAANIVQECYALLAIPIEGFAEATCTTVSNVIGQGRAGRIGLVLRRATASTYALVLPLAALTLAWPEPMLAIFTPDEAMRAAAADSLRVLALGMLAVAPGILLCAAIAGTGDTRVTLIVRLVLAIVALFFTWIVALELELPFAFIWLGEAVGWLVCMGPAYAWLRRGEWQKLRL, from the coding sequence ATGAAGCTAGGGATCAGTTCCAGGGCGCTCTGGGGCATCTCGCTCCCCGTCATGGCCGCGACCATTCACGAGGCGGTCATCGACGTCGCCAATACGGCGTTCCTCGCCCGTTACGGGATCAACGAGCTCGGCGCCATCGCTCTCGGCGACTCCATTTACGATCTCACCTCCTGCGCGGCGCTCGGGCTCTCGGACGGCATCCAGATCATCGTCGCGCGCCGCGCGGGGCAGGGCAGAGCCAAGGACATCGGCCGGGTCGTCAATCAGGGCCTGTGGCTCGTGAGCCTCGTATCTGCCCTGCTCTGCCTCGTCATCCTCACCCTCTCGCCCCTGCTCACCCCCCTGCTCGTCGAGTCCCGGGACGTCCGCGCCGCCGTCGACGATTTCCTCGGCATCATAGCGTTCGCAGTCTTCTTCCGCTCCGCCAATTTCGCGCTCGGAGGGTTCTACATCGGGATCGCGCGGGCCCGCGTGCTCGTCTGGGCCGCGGCGATTCTCGCCGTGTGCAACATCATGCTCGATTATCTATTGATCTTCGGGCATCTGGGGCTGCCGCGGCTCGGGATTCGCGGCGCTGCGATTGCATCGCTCGGCTCCGAGATCGTCGTTTTCGTGTTCCTCGCCGGCGTGGCCGTGGCGAGTCGGGAGCTGCGCGCCTATCGCCTGTTCAGGCGCGAGCCGTGGCGCCCGCCGCTCGTACTCGCGCTGCTCCGCGTCTCCTCGCCCGTCGCGCTCGAGGCGCTGCTCGAGGCGGCGCATTGGCTCGCGTTCTTCTCCATCGTGCAACAGCTCGGCGAGCAGGCGCTCGGGGCGGCGAACATCGTCCAGGAGTGCTATGCGCTGCTCGCCATTCCGATCGAGGGCTTCGCGGAGGCGACGTGCACCACGGTGAGCAACGTCATCGGTCAGGGGCGCGCGGGTCGGATTGGCCTCGTCCTGCGCCGTGCCACGGCCTCGACCTATGCGCTCGTGCTCCCCCTCGCCGCCCTGACGCTCGCGTGGCCCGAGCCCATGCTCGCGATCTTCACGCCCGACGAGGCCATGCGCGCGGCGGCGGCAGACAGCTTGCGGGTCCTCGCCCTCGGCATGCTCGCCGTGGCACCTGGGATCTTGCTCTGCGCTGCGATCGCGGGGACCGGCGATACGCGCGTCACGTTGATCGTGCGGCTCGTCCTCGCGATCGTGGCGCTCTTTTTCACGTGGATCGTCGCGCTCGAGCTCGAGCTGCCCTTCGCGTTCATCTGGCTCGGGGAGGCGGTCGGATGGCTCGTCTGCATGGGCCCGGCCTACGCGTGGCTCAGGCGCGGCGAATGGCAGAAGCTCCGCCTCTGA
- a CDS encoding dimethylarginine dimethylaminohydrolase family protein, whose amino-acid sequence MPSPGLIDRPAFLLNFPFSYATCVPNNAWMEEMSAEERAVNPDRAARQFLQLYHFLASEALVYVLPTPKGCDLQDLVFTANLGIVLEHLPGRSTVVLSNYATAPRKGETQVGQRFFESMGYDVRVSPYHFEGEADLKHLYGGVYIGGHGIRSDRRAYAWMQDAFDMHVIQVEETDPYLYHLDCTIFPVTREDTLVCTAAFEEHEIAAIEKHTNVIDVSLDDCYAGICNSVRLGNVILNASNVHELAAGTDDYESERNKNRNLEDIAVELGFDVAFFNLDEYAKGGGLLSCLAMHLNRSSYGVRLL is encoded by the coding sequence ATGCCGAGCCCGGGCTTGATCGACAGGCCGGCGTTCCTTTTGAACTTTCCGTTCTCCTATGCGACGTGCGTGCCCAACAACGCCTGGATGGAGGAGATGTCCGCGGAGGAGCGCGCCGTCAATCCCGACAGGGCGGCCAGGCAGTTCCTCCAGCTCTATCACTTCCTCGCCTCCGAGGCGCTCGTGTACGTCCTGCCCACGCCGAAGGGTTGTGATTTGCAAGATCTCGTTTTCACGGCGAACCTCGGGATCGTCCTCGAGCACCTGCCCGGGCGGAGCACGGTCGTCCTTTCCAACTACGCGACGGCGCCGAGGAAGGGCGAGACGCAGGTCGGCCAGCGCTTCTTCGAGTCCATGGGGTACGACGTGCGCGTCTCGCCCTACCATTTCGAGGGTGAAGCCGATCTCAAGCACCTCTACGGCGGCGTCTATATCGGCGGACACGGGATCCGATCCGACCGGCGCGCCTACGCGTGGATGCAGGACGCGTTCGACATGCACGTCATCCAGGTCGAGGAGACCGATCCTTACCTCTATCACCTCGACTGCACGATCTTCCCCGTCACGCGCGAGGACACCCTGGTGTGCACGGCGGCCTTCGAGGAGCACGAGATCGCAGCCATCGAGAAGCACACCAACGTGATCGACGTCTCGCTCGACGACTGCTACGCGGGCATCTGCAACTCCGTGCGGCTCGGCAACGTGATCCTGAACGCCTCGAACGTCCACGAGCTCGCGGCGGGCACCGACGATTACGAGAGCGAGCGGAACAAGAACAGAAACCTCGAGGACATCGCGGTCGAGCTCGGGTTCGACGTCGCCTTCTTCAACCTCGACGAATACGCAAAGGGCGGCGGCCTCCTGTCGTGCCTCGCCATGCACCTGAACAGGTCGTCGTACGGCGTGCGCCTCCTGTGA
- a CDS encoding phosphatidylserine decarboxylase, whose product MAKSLREWIDTDVGRVKSASMRWLSECHFFRDPMRPLFIDASYFFAPADGVILYQKVVDPDEAVVDVKGVSYSLRDALREPSFDRRSLVVGIFMTVYDVHVNRIPLAGRLTYKEHEPIRTHNAPMLEVEKTLLDELRVPAQGLEYLHNNQRMVNRIWAPDIGQHYYLLQVADYDIDCILPFDRKQYRYFAQNERFSQIRYGSQVDLVVPLSPRIELSPLVEVGMHVEAGVDRIVRIVRH is encoded by the coding sequence ATGGCGAAGAGCCTTCGAGAGTGGATCGACACCGACGTCGGGAGGGTCAAGTCCGCGTCGATGCGGTGGCTGTCCGAGTGCCATTTCTTCCGCGATCCAATGCGGCCGCTCTTCATCGATGCGTCGTATTTCTTCGCGCCGGCCGATGGTGTGATCCTGTATCAAAAGGTCGTCGATCCCGATGAGGCCGTCGTCGACGTGAAGGGCGTGTCCTATTCGCTGCGCGACGCCCTGCGGGAGCCGTCGTTCGATCGCCGGAGCCTCGTCGTCGGCATCTTCATGACGGTCTACGACGTCCACGTGAACCGGATCCCGCTGGCCGGGCGGCTGACGTACAAGGAGCACGAGCCGATCCGCACGCACAACGCGCCCATGCTCGAGGTCGAGAAGACCCTCCTGGACGAACTGCGGGTGCCCGCGCAGGGATTGGAGTATCTGCACAACAACCAGCGTATGGTGAACCGGATCTGGGCCCCCGATATCGGCCAGCACTATTACCTGCTCCAGGTCGCCGATTACGACATCGACTGCATCCTGCCGTTCGATCGGAAGCAGTACCGGTATTTCGCGCAAAATGAGCGCTTCTCGCAGATCCGCTATGGATCGCAGGTCGATCTCGTCGTCCCGCTGTCGCCTCGCATCGAGCTGTCGCCGCTCGTGGAGGTCGGGATGCACGTGGAGGCCGGCGTGGATCGGATCGTTCGGATCGTCCGGCATTGA
- a CDS encoding L,D-transpeptidase: protein MSARPSTEVLRGPFLALAFALLAACASPDEPPGRTIEGPEPPSLPPPPALETLDAPDAEAGTLADEGELEGDAPPPEDTEPGGGHKLASIAMRNSVYVSPDYQSTRLGYLRAGAVVERGASPVGHKRCKGGWYRIHPRGYVCVGTGATLDIEHPVTQAVYRGPRRGEPFPYDYVISRSPPPHLYVHLPTPAEQRTVEGRPVSGGGMNPWILHEIAAVIGEADPSSPFLQAGHDLPKPPGAEERVRFSAHRGRAKARSAFGLMATFDWTGRRFGLTTELDLVPLDRTRIVHPSAMHGVEIHDEGVPAFVMHQGLRALRPDNAGKLKPAELVPFRSGWVLTGKASSGGTHRIEGKPGEAPAAYVETTEGAWLAASSLRVGRLSHDLWGHAKRGKRWIDVSIDLQMLVAYEGTRPVFATLVSTGRGGLGDPETTGATVQGTFFIQSKHVTATMDGDPASEAAFELHDVPYIQYFHQNYALHGAYWHDAFGKARSNGCVNLSPADAAWLFEFTDPPVPAEWHGAMNPVGGTLVYVHP from the coding sequence GTGAGCGCGCGCCCCAGCACCGAGGTCCTTCGAGGGCCGTTCCTCGCGCTCGCGTTCGCCCTGCTCGCGGCCTGCGCCTCGCCCGACGAGCCGCCCGGCCGCACCATCGAGGGCCCCGAGCCGCCCTCGCTCCCTCCGCCTCCCGCGCTCGAAACGCTCGACGCGCCCGACGCCGAGGCGGGCACGCTCGCCGACGAAGGCGAGCTCGAGGGCGACGCGCCCCCACCCGAGGACACCGAGCCGGGCGGCGGCCACAAACTCGCGAGCATCGCGATGCGAAACTCGGTGTACGTGTCCCCCGATTACCAGTCGACGCGGCTTGGCTATCTGCGCGCCGGCGCGGTGGTCGAGCGCGGAGCCTCGCCGGTCGGCCACAAGCGCTGTAAAGGGGGCTGGTATCGCATTCACCCGCGCGGCTACGTCTGCGTCGGCACGGGCGCGACGCTCGACATCGAGCACCCGGTCACGCAGGCCGTCTACCGCGGCCCGCGGCGCGGCGAGCCCTTCCCGTACGATTACGTCATTTCTCGCAGCCCCCCCCCGCACCTCTACGTGCACCTGCCGACGCCCGCCGAGCAGCGCACCGTGGAGGGCCGCCCGGTGAGCGGCGGCGGCATGAATCCCTGGATCCTGCACGAGATCGCGGCCGTCATTGGCGAGGCCGACCCGAGCTCGCCCTTCTTGCAAGCGGGGCACGATCTGCCGAAGCCCCCGGGCGCCGAGGAGCGCGTGCGGTTTTCCGCGCATCGAGGCCGCGCCAAGGCGCGCTCGGCGTTCGGATTGATGGCCACCTTCGACTGGACGGGGCGCCGCTTCGGGCTCACGACCGAGCTCGACCTCGTGCCGCTCGATCGCACGCGGATCGTGCATCCCTCGGCCATGCACGGCGTCGAGATCCACGACGAGGGCGTGCCGGCCTTCGTCATGCACCAGGGCCTGCGCGCGCTCAGGCCCGACAATGCGGGCAAGCTGAAGCCCGCGGAGCTGGTTCCATTTCGATCCGGCTGGGTCCTCACGGGCAAGGCGTCGAGCGGCGGCACGCATCGAATCGAGGGTAAACCCGGCGAGGCGCCCGCCGCCTACGTCGAGACCACCGAGGGCGCCTGGCTCGCGGCCAGCAGCCTGCGCGTGGGCAGGCTCTCGCACGATCTCTGGGGCCACGCGAAGCGCGGAAAACGCTGGATCGACGTCTCGATCGACCTGCAAATGCTCGTCGCCTACGAGGGCACGCGGCCGGTGTTCGCGACGCTCGTATCGACGGGGCGCGGCGGGCTCGGCGATCCGGAGACCACGGGCGCGACGGTGCAGGGCACGTTCTTCATTCAATCGAAGCACGTGACGGCGACGATGGACGGCGACCCGGCGAGCGAGGCGGCATTCGAGCTGCACGACGTCCCCTACATCCAGTATTTCCACCAGAATTACGCGCTGCACGGGGCCTACTGGCACGACGCGTTCGGCAAGGCGCGCAGCAACGGATGCGTGAACCTCTCGCCCGCGGACGCGGCCTGGCTCTTCGAGTTCACCGATCCTCCCGTGCCGGCCGAATGGCACGGCGCGATGAACCCCGTGGGCGGGACGCTCGTGTACGTGCACCCGTGA